ATGGTCGTTTCGGAAAAAAATCCAGTAAATTGAACAGAGCTCGAGGGAAGTTGCAACACGATTGCAACTAACGCAAAATAGGTATTGTTCTACAAAAAGGCCACCCCAAAACATTAAGGCAAATGTTAGCCCAGGCTACAGACCTGAGCGCCCTACAAATCTTGATTGCTACTGAGCGGCGGGCTCCAGCAAATACCGTCGCCCCCAGCGGTCTATGGCTTCGATTACTGCCTGCAAGGCTTGCCCGGCCTCGGTCAGGGCGTAGCTGGTGCGCGGAGGCATGGTGGAGTGGATGGTCTTGGAGATGATGCCCAGATGCTCGAGCTTTTCTACCCGCTGAGCCAGGGTAGCCGGATTGCAGCCGCCTACAGCCCTGGAAAGCTCGTTAAAACCTTTGGGGCCATCCAACAAGCTGCGAATGATATGCAAAGTCCATTTTTCCTGCAAGACATTAATGGCTTCGTAGACCGGACAAAAGCTGTGGTCTACTTCAGAGGTTTCAGAGGTAATAGGCCTAGCCATGTCGTTGTCATTTTAGCATATTTACTTTCTTTGCCCTAACGCTTGACAATACATATTGCTATGAAATACTATGCGCTTGTTGGTCTGAAGTTATAAACCCGGATCAGACCCAAGGAGAACAACAATGAACTGGAAACTCGATAGCAGCCACACCACCGTCGCTTTTGCCGTCAAGCACATGGGTATCTTCACCGTTCGCGGCCAATTCAAAAAGATTGCAGGCAGCATTCAGGCCAGCGAGCAGGGCGTGCCCAGCAAAATTGAGGTCACGATTGATGCGGCCAGCATCGAGACCGGCGAGGCCCAGCGCGATGCCCACCTGCGCTCCCCCGATTTCCTGGACGCCGAGCAGTACCCCGAGCTTCGCTTTGTGAGCACCCAGATTGAAGCCCTGGGCGGAAATCAGTACCGAATTCACGGCGATCTGACCATACGCAACGTCACCAAGCCGGTGGTGCTCGAGGCCGAACTCAGCGCCCCGGTCAAAGACCCCTGGGGTCTGACCCGCACTGGAGCGACCGCTACCGGCGTTCTCAACCGCAAGGACTGGGGCCTGACCTGGAACCAGGTACTCGAGCTAGGGGCTTTGCTGGTGGGGGAAGAGGTTCGGTTCACCATCGAGGTACAGGCGGTTGCCGAGCAGTCCGCGGTTGCAGCCTGATGCCGTTTGCCTGGTGGGGGCAACCTCGAGGTTGCCCCCTGGTTATTAGTGCTTTGGTTGGCAGGGCCTGCTGCATTTGCCCTGAATCGCTCATGGTCTTGATTTACACAGCTTTTGGGAAACCGGGCGGTATTCTGGTGAACGCAGTGCTCGGCAGGCCCAACGGGAGGCTTAGTACATAGCAACGCCCAGGTTTTCCCCAAGCCACCGGCATGGCTGCGTTTTTGAGGCATCCTTGATGCGCAAAGTCACAGGAATTCATCACATCACCGCGATGGCAGGCCACCCGCAGCGCAACCTGGAGTTCTATACCGGGGTGTTGGGGCTGCGCCTGGTCAAGGTAACGGTCAACTTCGACGACCCCGAAACCTACCACTTCTACTATGGCGATGGGCTGGGCCAGCCCGGCACCATCCTGACCTTTTTCCCCTGGCAGCGGGCCCTGGCCGGACGGGCGGGGGTACATCAGGTGGCGATTATCAGCCTGGCCATTCCCCTGGAAAGCCTGGGCTACTGGATGCACCGCCTGATGGAAAAGGGGGTTGGGTATGAAGGCCCCCAGCGCCGCGAAATTGTCGGCCCCAGCGGTCTGGAAGAAGTCAAGGTACTCACCCTCCGGGACCCCGATGGTATTGCAGTAGAGCTCGTAGCGGCTTCCAGCGTATCCACCATTCAATACTGGGCCCTGGCCCCGGTACCGGAGGAATATGCCATTCGGGGTATTTTTGCAGCGCAGATGTGGGTGCTGCGGGCAGAACCTTCGGTGCAGCTGCTCGAGGAGCTGGGGTACCGGGTGCTGGGTCAGGTGGACACCATTACCTATCTGGGCCCGTCTGTGGAAGAACCCTCCTGGGGCCGTATCGAGGTGCGCGAAACCGGCCAGTTCATGGCCGCCAAAGGGGGCGTGGGTACGGTACATCATGTTGCCTTTCGTGTACCGGACGATGAAACCCAGCAAGCCCTGCGTGAGCAACTCCAGCGCCAGGGGGTTCGGGTGACGGCGGTGCAGGATCGCCAGTACTTCCGCTCCATTTACTTTCGCGAGCCGGGAGGGGTGTTGTTTGAGATTGCCACCGATACGCCTGGCTTTACCTACGACGAACCCTTTGAGCGCCTCGGGACCAGCCTGCGCCTGCCCGCCTGGCTCGAGCCCGTCCGGGCTCAGCTTACGCAAAGGCTGCCGGCCATTCCCTATGCAACACCTCTACCGGAGCAATCCCCAGAGCAGGTTTCGGTAACCTCGAGTCAAGCCCAGGATGATGCACAGGACTCGTCCAGCGCCCCGACTCCAGGCCAGTAGTGCGCTCTTCAAATATTGAGCGCCTCCGTCTTCAAGAAAACTCTGCCATGAAGAGAGCTAGGATCGCCTGGATGGACGGTCATGTCGGTGAAGAGCTTTGTTAACCAACGTGAGATGCCTTTAGCCGACGGGGGCGTTTGCTCTTGCTAGGAGGCGAGTTGGTTGCCCTTAGCCAACGGACGTTTGGCGTTACTGCCGAATCCACATAAACTCCCTCTCCCTTGGTTCAAACTGCAAACCGCCCTAGACTGGGTCTATGGACTTCGACTTTGCCCAACTGCACCCCCAGGAGCGCTACAAGCTCCTGACCGGGCTGATCGTGCCGCGTCCCATTGCCTGGGTGACCAGCCTGGGGGCAGGCGGCCAGGTCAATGCCGCTCCCTTCAGTTTCTTCAATGCCATGGGCTCTGACCCGGCTTTGCTGGTCATCGGCGTGGGCAACCACCCAGAGCGCCCCAAAGACACCGCGGCCAAC
This genomic window from Meiothermus sp. CFH 77666 contains:
- a CDS encoding ring-cleaving dioxygenase: MRKVTGIHHITAMAGHPQRNLEFYTGVLGLRLVKVTVNFDDPETYHFYYGDGLGQPGTILTFFPWQRALAGRAGVHQVAIISLAIPLESLGYWMHRLMEKGVGYEGPQRREIVGPSGLEEVKVLTLRDPDGIAVELVAASSVSTIQYWALAPVPEEYAIRGIFAAQMWVLRAEPSVQLLEELGYRVLGQVDTITYLGPSVEEPSWGRIEVRETGQFMAAKGGVGTVHHVAFRVPDDETQQALREQLQRQGVRVTAVQDRQYFRSIYFREPGGVLFEIATDTPGFTYDEPFERLGTSLRLPAWLEPVRAQLTQRLPAIPYATPLPEQSPEQVSVTSSQAQDDAQDSSSAPTPGQ
- a CDS encoding helix-turn-helix domain-containing protein, which translates into the protein MARPITSETSEVDHSFCPVYEAINVLQEKWTLHIIRSLLDGPKGFNELSRAVGGCNPATLAQRVEKLEHLGIISKTIHSTMPPRTSYALTEAGQALQAVIEAIDRWGRRYLLEPAAQ
- a CDS encoding YceI family protein, with translation MNWKLDSSHTTVAFAVKHMGIFTVRGQFKKIAGSIQASEQGVPSKIEVTIDAASIETGEAQRDAHLRSPDFLDAEQYPELRFVSTQIEALGGNQYRIHGDLTIRNVTKPVVLEAELSAPVKDPWGLTRTGATATGVLNRKDWGLTWNQVLELGALLVGEEVRFTIEVQAVAEQSAVAA